Proteins from a single region of Psychrobium sp. MM17-31:
- the astD gene encoding succinylglutamate-semialdehyde dehydrogenase, whose amino-acid sequence MSHQNQFINGQWVAGLGSDVTSVNPANNDVIWSGQTATTEQVDAAMKAARAASFEWAQIGFEARKAIVEKFGALLVENKEELAHAIALETGKPLWETRTEAAGMAGKIGISIKAHDERTGTVENPAPGAKAFIRHKPHGVVAVFGPYNFPGHLPNGHIVPALLAGNTIIFKPSELTPRVGELTVKLWEQAGLPAGVINLLQGEVETGVAIANHNEIDGLFFTGSSNTGHLLHKQFAGQPGKILALEMGGNNPLIVKDVANVDGAVHDIIQSAYVTTGQRCVCARKLFVANGAEGDALIERLVEVTKSIKVGNFDDEDQPYMGSMISEKAALSMVAAQDMLIEKGAKVLIKLTHKAGTGFVTPGLVDVTDFARELPDEEHFGPLLQIIRYSSFDEAIELANNTSFGLSAGLLADSRDDYDYFFARIRAGIVNWNKQITGASGAAPFGGVGASGNHRASAYYAADYCAYPVASMEADEVVLPENLTPGLTF is encoded by the coding sequence ATGTCTCATCAAAATCAATTTATTAATGGCCAATGGGTTGCTGGTTTAGGCAGCGATGTAACATCAGTTAATCCAGCGAACAACGATGTAATCTGGTCTGGTCAAACGGCAACGACTGAGCAAGTTGATGCTGCAATGAAAGCGGCACGTGCAGCGTCTTTTGAGTGGGCACAAATCGGCTTTGAAGCGCGTAAAGCGATTGTTGAAAAGTTTGGCGCATTGCTTGTTGAAAACAAAGAAGAGCTAGCACACGCGATTGCTTTAGAAACGGGTAAGCCACTATGGGAAACTCGTACTGAAGCGGCGGGCATGGCTGGCAAGATTGGTATTTCAATCAAAGCACACGACGAGCGCACTGGTACAGTTGAAAATCCAGCACCGGGTGCTAAGGCGTTTATCCGTCACAAACCACACGGCGTTGTTGCGGTATTTGGTCCTTACAACTTCCCAGGTCACCTGCCAAACGGTCACATCGTTCCAGCATTACTTGCGGGTAACACTATCATCTTCAAACCAAGTGAATTAACGCCACGCGTTGGTGAGCTAACGGTTAAATTGTGGGAGCAAGCTGGCTTGCCAGCGGGTGTTATCAACTTACTACAAGGTGAAGTTGAAACTGGCGTTGCTATCGCTAATCACAATGAAATCGACGGCTTGTTCTTTACAGGTAGCTCAAATACCGGTCACCTACTGCACAAGCAATTTGCTGGTCAGCCGGGCAAAATCTTAGCGTTAGAAATGGGTGGTAATAACCCATTAATCGTTAAAGACGTAGCTAATGTTGATGGCGCAGTACACGACATCATCCAGTCGGCTTACGTAACCACAGGTCAACGCTGTGTTTGTGCACGTAAACTATTCGTTGCCAATGGCGCGGAAGGGGATGCACTGATTGAGCGTTTAGTTGAAGTGACTAAATCAATTAAAGTTGGCAACTTCGATGATGAAGACCAGCCATACATGGGTTCAATGATTAGCGAGAAAGCGGCACTTTCAATGGTTGCGGCACAAGACATGCTAATTGAGAAGGGCGCTAAGGTATTAATAAAGCTGACTCATAAAGCAGGTACTGGTTTTGTAACACCGGGTCTGGTTGATGTAACTGACTTTGCCCGTGAATTACCAGATGAAGAGCACTTTGGTCCATTACTGCAAATCATCCGTTACTCAAGCTTCGACGAAGCGATTGAACTCGCGAATAACACCAGCTTTGGTTTATCGGCAGGTTTACTGGCTGATAGCCGTGACGACTACGATTACTTCTTCGCACGTATTCGCGCAGGTATCGTTAACTGGAATAAGCAAATCACAGGCGCAAGCGGCGCTGCACCATTTGGTGGTGTTGGTGCAAGTGGTAACCACAGAGCAAGTGCTTACTATGCGGCTGATTATTGTGCTTACCCAGTTGCTTCGATGGAAGCCGATGAAGTTGTACTACCAGAAAACTTAACGCCGGGTCTGACGTTTTAA
- a CDS encoding HDOD domain-containing protein — MSRLKNWLSKEDKSLRSAEQKSRRPAADGDAKSGLKSAGVIETETNFYRYLVSKALLLPQVEEVDTEIPDNRILLDVELAPALARQATKQENKELFNALKAQLFQDVEARVENRLTAIDEETYHRFTISPYLMDAVNIVNTKAASISRIKPLVLKHASVVQNLVGVMNRFGLVNRSDDKPLESKDAELCLGFLGIEKLRVFLPYLIVHESLKDTGSKFHQPSRKIWNHVQITAQAASALATLEEELDPDEVYMMALFHEMGATMLLHLVDECFYETRRELSRDAAESGASEVSHKLAEITSAVPVLDRLMPTKAKALSAEIAARYKLNFFRLAPTLQELAQSLSIDDMGPAARVIAQGRSYAVFKQMYREELIDKVEATALLNYYQIDAEKMKLLNKQKYLKVPKVEP, encoded by the coding sequence GTGAGTCGATTAAAAAACTGGTTGTCAAAAGAAGACAAATCGTTACGTAGTGCCGAGCAAAAGTCTCGGCGCCCTGCGGCTGATGGTGATGCCAAGAGTGGCTTAAAATCAGCTGGTGTTATTGAAACGGAAACTAATTTCTATCGTTACCTCGTGAGCAAAGCATTGTTGTTGCCACAAGTGGAAGAGGTAGACACGGAAATTCCAGACAATCGAATTTTACTCGACGTAGAGCTGGCGCCAGCACTTGCTCGCCAAGCGACAAAGCAAGAGAACAAAGAGCTGTTTAACGCGCTTAAAGCGCAGTTATTCCAAGATGTTGAAGCGCGCGTTGAAAATCGTTTAACTGCGATTGATGAAGAAACCTATCACCGCTTTACAATTTCGCCGTATTTAATGGATGCAGTGAATATTGTAAATACTAAAGCCGCCTCTATTTCACGTATTAAACCCTTGGTACTAAAGCACGCGAGTGTCGTCCAAAACCTTGTTGGGGTAATGAATCGCTTTGGGTTGGTGAATCGTTCTGATGATAAACCACTGGAATCTAAAGACGCAGAATTGTGTCTGGGCTTTTTAGGCATCGAGAAACTACGAGTATTTCTACCGTATTTAATCGTCCATGAATCGCTAAAAGACACCGGCTCTAAGTTCCATCAACCATCGCGTAAAATATGGAATCACGTGCAAATTACCGCACAAGCAGCAAGTGCACTAGCAACTCTTGAAGAGGAATTAGATCCCGACGAAGTGTATATGATGGCGCTGTTTCACGAGATGGGCGCAACTATGTTGCTACATTTGGTGGATGAATGTTTCTATGAGACAAGGCGTGAACTAAGCCGCGATGCAGCTGAATCTGGCGCTTCAGAAGTGAGTCATAAGTTAGCAGAAATTACCTCGGCAGTGCCTGTGCTTGACCGCTTAATGCCTACAAAGGCCAAAGCGCTAAGTGCTGAAATTGCAGCCCGCTACAAGTTAAACTTTTTCCGTTTAGCGCCAACCTTGCAAGAATTAGCACAATCGCTGAGTATTGATGATATGGGACCTGCGGCACGCGTGATTGCTCAGGGCCGGAGTTACGCAGTATTTAAGCAAATGTATCGCGAAGAATTAATCGATAAAGTCGAAGCGACCGCATTGCTGAATTATTATCAGATTGATGCTGAGAAAATGAAACTGCTTAACAAGCAAAAATATCTCAAAGTTCCTAAGGTTGAGCCTTAG
- a CDS encoding carboxypeptidase-like regulatory domain-containing protein translates to MTISFKYAIGIWAVLAILTIFLNGSPKPTIKKAVAKPPPSQQIAKYPLRIVTLPRNAKVRIMNISPKYRANMKLKAGRYDVEVSSPGYETQRRWITLNGKKTRFNFSLVKK, encoded by the coding sequence GTGACGATATCATTTAAATACGCCATAGGGATTTGGGCTGTTCTAGCCATTCTTACTATTTTCTTAAACGGCTCACCAAAGCCGACAATTAAAAAAGCAGTAGCGAAACCACCGCCTTCTCAGCAAATAGCGAAATATCCACTACGCATTGTCACTTTGCCACGCAATGCCAAGGTAAGAATTATGAATATTAGCCCTAAATATCGTGCCAATATGAAACTCAAGGCTGGACGCTATGACGTTGAAGTATCAAGCCCCGGTTACGAAACACAGCGCCGCTGGATTACCCTCAACGGCAAAAAAACTCGCTTTAACTTCTCGCTAGTCAAAAAATAA
- the astA gene encoding arginine N-succinyltransferase, which produces MLVIRPIVAADYPALMQIAHDSGVGFTSLPTNEQLLRSRIAHSEESFAANATKPGTEGYLMVMEDTDTGTVVGTCGLDSAVGLDNAFYHYHLGKVVHSSQELKLHNTIDTLTLCNDYTGAAELCTLFLSESARGGNNGRVLSRCRFLMLAEFGERFGDKVIAEMRGVSDEKGNSPFWEWLEDHFFSMDFPTADYLSGIGNKVFIAELMPRYPIYVNLLSDEAQEVIGHVHEKTRPALRLLEREGFRYRGYVDIFDAGPTVECEREQIKAVRDSIRVKVKVSEVEEGAPYVACNTDFQNFRATEVHIHVDHDEEFALITREHADALKVEDGDIIRVLSL; this is translated from the coding sequence ATGTTGGTCATTCGTCCGATAGTCGCTGCTGACTATCCAGCGTTAATGCAAATTGCTCATGATTCAGGTGTTGGCTTTACATCTTTGCCAACTAACGAGCAATTGCTGCGCTCTCGAATCGCACATTCAGAAGAATCGTTTGCTGCCAATGCGACAAAGCCGGGCACTGAAGGTTACCTTATGGTGATGGAAGACACGGATACCGGAACTGTTGTTGGTACCTGTGGGCTTGATTCAGCAGTAGGCTTGGATAATGCGTTTTATCATTATCACTTGGGCAAAGTTGTCCATTCATCGCAAGAGCTTAAGCTGCACAACACTATTGATACGCTGACACTGTGTAATGATTACACTGGCGCTGCTGAGCTATGTACCTTGTTCTTAAGTGAGTCGGCGCGTGGTGGTAATAACGGCCGTGTTCTTTCTCGTTGTCGCTTCTTAATGTTGGCGGAATTTGGCGAGCGTTTTGGCGATAAAGTTATTGCAGAAATGCGTGGTGTGTCAGATGAAAAAGGCAATTCACCGTTTTGGGAGTGGTTAGAAGATCACTTCTTTAGCATGGACTTCCCAACGGCTGATTACTTGTCAGGCATCGGCAACAAGGTCTTTATTGCCGAGTTAATGCCGCGCTACCCGATTTACGTCAACTTGTTGAGTGACGAAGCGCAAGAAGTGATTGGTCATGTCCATGAAAAAACGCGTCCAGCGCTACGTTTATTAGAGCGTGAAGGTTTTAGATACCGCGGCTACGTCGATATTTTCGATGCTGGACCAACGGTTGAATGTGAACGTGAACAAATCAAAGCGGTGCGTGATTCTATTCGCGTGAAAGTGAAAGTTAGCGAAGTTGAAGAAGGTGCGCCTTATGTCGCCTGTAACACTGATTTCCAAAACTTCCGCGCAACTGAGGTGCACATCCACGTCGACCACGACGAAGAGTTTGCATTAATCACACGCGAACATGCCGACGCATTAAAAGTGGAAGACGGCGATATTATTCGCGTTCTTTCGCTGTAA
- a CDS encoding prolyl oligopeptidase family serine peptidase, whose protein sequence is MKKLLIASLALGATACTTTATKVAAPVANQPVEVIQAAQPLLKGEQLTMKQIMADPTWMGIAPTNAQWRDDNSIFYSLKQADSPLYDVFVQAIDGKAKKLGLGDAHLSAQANGVLNSDKSLKAFTYQGNIFIKELSSGTIKQLTRDSSRRSQLQFLTDGRLAYKQDNAFYAIDLASNSNALLVEIKFAKAPKAPQTPTTYIGAQQHRLIKYVALEQHNKAVRFKHKQDLKAQNKTMATAPFYLDPKHRLVEMSLSPSGDKLLVATKDKSVSWRSKHDIMPNYLGSQGYVEAVDARARVAEAKPNAHTLVYIDVATRKQQTLDFSQLPGFDDDVLASVKAENYAKQGKKYVSKKAPRNITLLPDWTWRQSAMAWNDDGSALAIMLEANDNKDRWLTSYDFANNKLKTLHRLHDDAWVNYTFNEFGWLNDNASLYFLSEESGYSQVYTVDLKGKIDRVTSGKYEISSVTLSDDGKTIFYKANKSHPGKYEIYRTDLATKQQTQLTKLGGMTDYKLSPAEDKLLLTHSSLLRHNDIYVASATKQGEVKRLTDTVSEEFASYDWQAPKIVAVPSSHGEQPIYAKIYLPPGFDSKKAESYPAVIFNHGAGYLQNSHYGFSGYFREFMFHNLLAQQGYVVMDMDYRASKGYGRDWRTAIYRQMGTPEIQDLEDGVDYMSKYLQVDKNRVGTYGGSYGGFMTFMALFTKPELFQAGAALRPVTDWAHYNDGYTSNILNRPNDDDIAYRKSSPIEYAQNLNKPLLIMAGVLDDNVFFQDSVRLVQRLIELEKEDFETAIYPVEPHGFRQPSSWLDEYRRIFKLFEENLKK, encoded by the coding sequence ATGAAAAAATTACTAATTGCATCCCTCGCATTAGGAGCAACTGCCTGTACGACAACGGCAACTAAAGTTGCGGCGCCGGTTGCCAATCAGCCTGTTGAAGTTATTCAAGCCGCTCAGCCATTACTCAAAGGTGAGCAGCTTACCATGAAGCAAATCATGGCAGATCCTACATGGATGGGCATTGCACCAACCAACGCTCAATGGCGCGATGACAATTCGATTTTCTATTCCTTAAAACAAGCTGATTCCCCATTGTACGATGTGTTCGTACAAGCGATTGATGGCAAAGCGAAGAAACTTGGTTTGGGCGATGCTCATCTTTCGGCACAAGCTAATGGTGTTTTAAATAGCGATAAGTCACTAAAAGCCTTTACTTACCAAGGTAATATTTTCATTAAAGAGCTAAGCTCGGGCACCATCAAGCAGCTAACTCGTGACTCTTCACGTCGCTCGCAACTACAATTTCTAACCGACGGCCGCTTAGCTTACAAACAAGACAATGCTTTCTACGCCATCGATTTAGCCTCAAACAGCAATGCATTATTGGTTGAAATTAAGTTTGCCAAAGCGCCGAAAGCGCCGCAAACACCAACCACCTACATTGGCGCGCAGCAGCACCGCCTAATCAAATACGTAGCATTAGAGCAGCACAACAAAGCAGTGCGTTTCAAGCACAAGCAAGATTTAAAAGCGCAAAATAAAACAATGGCTACAGCGCCGTTTTATTTAGATCCTAAACATCGTTTAGTTGAAATGAGCCTAAGCCCGAGCGGCGATAAGTTGCTTGTGGCGACTAAAGACAAGAGCGTTTCATGGCGCAGTAAACACGACATTATGCCCAACTACCTAGGTAGCCAAGGCTATGTTGAAGCTGTTGATGCCCGTGCACGTGTGGCAGAAGCAAAACCAAATGCTCATACCTTAGTGTACATTGACGTTGCTACTCGCAAACAACAAACATTAGATTTCAGTCAACTACCGGGTTTTGATGACGATGTATTAGCCAGTGTAAAAGCGGAGAATTACGCCAAACAAGGCAAAAAGTACGTCAGTAAAAAAGCGCCGCGTAACATCACTTTGTTACCTGACTGGACATGGCGCCAAAGCGCGATGGCGTGGAACGACGATGGCTCAGCATTGGCCATTATGCTTGAAGCAAACGATAATAAAGATCGTTGGTTAACTAGCTATGATTTTGCCAATAACAAATTAAAAACGTTGCACCGTTTACACGATGATGCTTGGGTTAACTACACCTTCAACGAATTTGGTTGGTTAAATGACAACGCAAGCCTGTATTTCCTATCGGAAGAGAGTGGCTACTCGCAAGTTTATACTGTCGATTTAAAAGGTAAGATCGATCGCGTAACTAGTGGTAAATACGAAATTAGCAGCGTGACGTTAAGTGACGACGGTAAAACTATTTTCTACAAAGCGAACAAATCGCACCCTGGTAAATATGAAATCTATCGCACTGATTTAGCTACCAAGCAGCAAACTCAGCTGACTAAACTTGGCGGCATGACGGATTACAAACTTAGCCCAGCTGAAGACAAGTTATTATTAACGCATTCGTCGCTACTGCGTCATAACGACATTTACGTTGCTAGCGCGACTAAACAAGGTGAAGTTAAACGTTTAACCGATACGGTTAGCGAAGAATTTGCCAGCTACGATTGGCAAGCGCCGAAGATTGTTGCCGTACCGTCGAGTCACGGTGAGCAACCAATTTACGCTAAGATTTATTTACCACCGGGTTTTGATAGCAAAAAAGCAGAATCTTACCCAGCAGTTATCTTTAACCACGGTGCGGGTTACTTGCAAAATTCACACTATGGTTTCTCGGGTTACTTCCGTGAGTTTATGTTCCACAACTTATTAGCGCAGCAAGGCTATGTGGTTATGGATATGGATTACCGCGCTTCTAAAGGTTATGGCCGTGACTGGCGTACCGCGATTTATCGTCAAATGGGCACGCCTGAAATTCAAGATTTGGAAGATGGGGTCGATTACATGAGTAAGTACTTACAGGTTGATAAAAACCGCGTTGGTACTTACGGTGGTTCGTACGGTGGCTTTATGACATTCATGGCGCTATTCACCAAGCCTGAATTATTCCAAGCGGGTGCAGCATTACGTCCAGTAACTGATTGGGCACATTATAATGACGGCTATACTTCTAATATCTTAAACCGTCCAAACGACGATGATATTGCTTATCGCAAGAGCTCGCCGATTGAATACGCGCAAAATCTTAATAAGCCTCTGTTAATCATGGCGGGTGTATTAGATGACAACGTATTCTTCCAAGACAGCGTGCGTTTAGTTCAGCGTTTGATTGAGCTTGAGAAAGAAGATTTTGAAACGGCGATTTACCCAGTTGAGCCGCATGGCTTTAGACAACCATCGAGCTGGTTGGATGAATACCGTCGCATCTTCAAATTATTTGAAGAAAATTTAAAGAAATAG
- a CDS encoding transporter substrate-binding domain-containing protein: protein MKWLICLILCFYSGYLTAQNPSAEPPLLVVTEDLWPFNYLEDNQIKGSATTLVKQLLEQADMDYTLALLPWARSYQMARTKPNVMIYTINHTASRHDKFHWITHIPVKVESNFYALADHKLAPQTKESIKQLRIAALIDSVNDAFLVRNKFEKVSRVSRITQSVGMLKRGRVDLVISSENAILHAIRQNGLARQDIVKIDTAFSSKPAIAMSIQTPQAIVTKLQQTAQALHKSQGLCKIMEIAPADCIKVEKL, encoded by the coding sequence ATGAAGTGGTTAATCTGTTTAATTTTGTGTTTTTACAGTGGCTATTTAACCGCCCAAAATCCATCAGCGGAACCGCCGCTGCTAGTCGTCACCGAAGATCTGTGGCCATTTAATTATTTAGAAGATAATCAAATCAAGGGCAGTGCCACGACATTAGTCAAACAATTGTTAGAACAAGCAGACATGGACTATACCCTAGCGCTATTGCCGTGGGCGCGCAGTTATCAGATGGCTCGAACTAAACCCAATGTCATGATTTACACCATTAATCACACCGCTTCACGCCACGATAAGTTTCATTGGATAACCCACATTCCAGTTAAAGTAGAAAGTAATTTCTACGCGCTAGCCGATCACAAACTAGCACCACAGACTAAAGAATCAATAAAGCAGTTGCGAATAGCAGCACTGATAGACTCGGTGAACGATGCCTTTTTAGTGCGCAACAAGTTTGAAAAAGTCAGTCGCGTTTCACGAATCACTCAATCAGTTGGCATGCTTAAACGTGGACGCGTTGATTTAGTTATCTCCTCTGAAAATGCCATTCTTCACGCCATTCGCCAAAATGGTTTAGCGCGCCAAGATATTGTAAAAATCGACACTGCATTTAGCTCTAAACCCGCCATAGCTATGAGCATACAAACACCTCAGGCGATCGTTACTAAGCTTCAACAAACGGCCCAAGCACTTCACAAATCACAAGGATTATGCAAAATTATGGAGATAGCACCAGCTGACTGCATTAAGGTAGAAAAGCTGTAG
- a CDS encoding aspartate aminotransferase family protein → MQVTRELFDDVMVPNYAPSSIIPVRGEGSRVWDQNDNELIDFAGGIAVNCLGHCHPALVAAVNDQASKIWHLSNVMTNEPALRLAKKLTDATFADRVYYANSGAESNEAALKLARRWALDNYGADKDQIIAFKQGFHGRTFFTVTVGGQEAYSDGFGPKPGAVEHVAYNDLEALKALMSERTCAVMMEPLQGEGGLVSPTADFVKGVRELCDEHNALLIFDEVQTGFGRLGSLYAYQDLGVTPDILTSAKALGGGFPIGAMLTTAEIAKHLKIGTHGSTYGGNPLACAVGEAVMDIVNTPEVLNGVKEKEAQFRAGLEAINAKYNAFSEIRGKGLLLGAVLNDKYQGRARDFMVASADNGLMALVAGANIVRFAPSLIITDADITEGLARFEKAVAQIVNA, encoded by the coding sequence ATGCAAGTAACACGTGAATTATTCGATGATGTTATGGTTCCAAACTACGCGCCATCAAGCATCATTCCAGTACGTGGTGAAGGTTCTCGTGTATGGGATCAGAACGACAACGAGCTAATTGATTTCGCAGGTGGTATCGCGGTTAACTGTTTAGGTCACTGTCACCCAGCACTTGTAGCTGCTGTGAACGATCAAGCAAGCAAAATCTGGCACCTAAGTAACGTTATGACGAATGAGCCAGCGCTGCGTTTAGCAAAGAAGCTAACTGATGCAACTTTCGCCGATCGCGTTTACTACGCTAACTCTGGTGCAGAATCTAACGAAGCAGCCCTTAAGCTAGCTCGTCGTTGGGCACTAGATAACTACGGCGCAGACAAAGACCAAATCATCGCTTTCAAACAAGGTTTCCACGGTCGTACTTTCTTCACGGTAACTGTTGGTGGTCAAGAAGCTTACTCAGACGGTTTCGGTCCTAAGCCGGGCGCTGTTGAGCACGTTGCTTACAACGATTTAGAAGCGCTTAAAGCATTAATGTCAGAGCGCACTTGTGCGGTAATGATGGAGCCACTGCAAGGTGAAGGTGGTTTAGTTAGCCCAACAGCTGATTTCGTAAAAGGCGTTCGTGAGTTATGTGACGAGCACAATGCACTATTAATTTTCGATGAAGTACAAACTGGTTTTGGTCGCTTAGGTTCACTTTACGCTTACCAAGATTTAGGTGTGACTCCAGACATTCTAACTTCAGCAAAAGCACTAGGTGGCGGTTTCCCAATCGGCGCTATGCTAACGACTGCAGAGATTGCTAAGCACCTTAAGATTGGTACTCACGGTTCAACTTACGGCGGTAACCCACTAGCGTGTGCTGTTGGTGAAGCAGTAATGGATATCGTAAATACTCCTGAAGTATTAAACGGTGTTAAAGAGAAAGAAGCACAATTCCGCGCTGGTTTAGAAGCCATTAACGCAAAATACAACGCGTTTAGCGAAATCCGTGGTAAAGGTTTACTACTAGGTGCAGTACTTAACGACAAGTACCAAGGTCGCGCACGTGACTTTATGGTTGCATCTGCTGACAACGGTTTAATGGCCTTAGTTGCTGGTGCTAACATCGTTCGTTTCGCGCCGTCATTAATCATCACTGACGCTGATATCACTGAAGGTTTAGCGCGTTTTGAAAAAGCAGTAGCGCAAATCGTTAACGCTTAA
- a CDS encoding PadR family transcriptional regulator, which produces MANKKTYLGEFEHLVLLSVLCLTKEAYGVTIRRHLKDTIGREVSIGALYATVERLEKKGYITSQKGEATAARGGKAKRYFQLTPQGLAAVAETKEKLELMWAKLPELPAMSLA; this is translated from the coding sequence ATGGCCAATAAAAAAACTTATCTTGGCGAATTTGAGCATTTAGTTTTGTTGAGTGTTTTGTGTTTAACGAAAGAAGCTTATGGTGTAACTATTCGCCGCCACTTAAAGGATACCATTGGACGTGAAGTGTCTATTGGCGCGCTGTATGCGACAGTAGAGCGCTTAGAGAAAAAAGGCTACATCACTTCGCAGAAAGGTGAGGCGACTGCAGCCAGAGGCGGAAAAGCGAAGCGGTATTTTCAATTGACGCCGCAAGGGCTGGCAGCAGTAGCCGAAACTAAAGAAAAACTCGAATTAATGTGGGCAAAGTTACCAGAGCTTCCCGCGATGAGTCTTGCTTGA
- a CDS encoding transporter substrate-binding domain-containing protein, which produces MIKKALLLLFILILSMRCYAKQPLLVVTENLWPFNFVERGEVKGPHTELVKEILELADIDYTIAVLPWARSYQLAQTKPNVLIYTINRTNSREDKFHWIARFPSRADINYYALKSSNLTNLPSDKLKQLTIGTQIGTANDTFVTHHGFENISRVTHVRQTLGMLKIGRVDLVIASDLQLQRAAIDIGLDVNSIEKIGYAFSSIPSIAVSLQTPPEIIAKIEGAYKKLAQEKDLCQLMQYDDNSCYQGMSKAQP; this is translated from the coding sequence GTGATAAAAAAAGCCCTATTGTTACTCTTTATTTTAATTTTGAGCATGCGTTGTTATGCCAAGCAACCGCTATTAGTAGTAACAGAAAACCTTTGGCCATTTAACTTTGTCGAACGCGGTGAAGTCAAAGGCCCACACACTGAGCTTGTCAAAGAAATATTAGAGCTGGCCGACATTGATTACACCATCGCAGTTCTGCCGTGGGCGCGCAGCTATCAGTTAGCACAAACCAAACCTAATGTGCTTATCTACACTATTAACCGCACTAACTCACGAGAAGATAAATTCCATTGGATAGCACGTTTTCCGTCGCGCGCCGATATAAACTATTACGCGTTAAAGTCATCGAATTTGACAAACCTTCCATCTGATAAATTGAAACAATTAACGATTGGCACTCAAATAGGCACAGCGAACGATACCTTCGTTACTCACCATGGTTTTGAGAATATCAGTCGAGTCACTCATGTCCGTCAAACGCTGGGTATGCTTAAAATTGGTCGCGTTGATTTGGTGATCGCGTCAGATTTACAACTACAACGCGCGGCGATAGATATTGGCTTAGACGTCAATAGTATTGAAAAGATTGGCTACGCATTCTCGTCAATTCCTTCGATTGCGGTTAGCCTGCAAACCCCGCCAGAAATCATCGCTAAAATCGAAGGCGCATACAAAAAGCTGGCCCAAGAAAAAGACTTGTGCCAGCTGATGCAATATGACGATAATTCGTGTTATCAGGGAATGTCTAAGGCTCAACCTTAG